TGACTTGGTTAGAGAAAATTCTGAACAACTGATTTATATGTATCAGCAAACAACTAAAATTATACGCTTTTTGGAAAGACGTATTCAGATGACCACTATTCCAAATGCAACCCAAAAAGTGATTCATACGTTGGCCATTTGGATGGAAGATTTGAGCGTGGAACGGTCTGGGAAACGGGTGATTCACTATCCCATGACAATCAGTGATTTAGGCGTAGTAGCAGGCACGACCCGAGAAACAGCAAGCCGGGTCGTGAAAATGCTGACGAAAGAAAAACGGATTTCGATGACGCGCAAATCTGTTGAGTTTTTGGATGTCGCATATTTTCAAAAAATATTGGATAGTTGAAATTATTTATATGAAGCAAATACATAATTTTAAAAGGGTGAGACATGTTTTGTCTCCCTTTTTTTTCTGCGTTCATTTAAGGACTCTTGGCTGATTTAAGAATATAAGGAACGTTTCTAGCATAAGCACAATATAATTAGAAACTATAACTTAAATATATTCACTTATTGCCGATATAGACTATCGTAGTAGCTATGTGAAATTAAATACTCGATAATAACAATGTATGAAAAGTAAACCTAAATATAAGGTGATAAGAAGGAGAATTTCCTAATTTGACTGCATATGTCATTAAAGAAAAAGTGGCTGATTTATACTTTGTATTTCAACCTATCGTAAAGACCCAGTCTGAAAAAAGTCATACTATCAGTTCTTATGAAGTATTATTACGTTCCCGTAAAGAGGGACGTTTTCCTATAGATTTATTTCTAGATTTAATCAGTGACGAAGAAAGTAATCAAATTCTTCTGGACGAATATAAAAAAATGGTCTATCATTTTATGGAAAGTTGTCCGGACATTGGATTATCCTTGAATGTCCATCACGAACAGCTTGTTCATGAATCAACTTGGAAGTTCTTAAAGGACATCCAAATATTCAGTAATCGTATTACGATTGAATTCACCGAATTTGTTCCTGACAGTTATGTTCGAAATAATT
This genomic interval from Jeotgalibaca porci contains the following:
- a CDS encoding EAL domain-containing protein codes for the protein MTAYVIKEKVADLYFVFQPIVKTQSEKSHTISSYEVLLRSRKEGRFPIDLFLDLISDEESNQILLDEYKKMVYHFMESCPDIGLSLNVHHEQLVHESTWKFLKDIQIFSNRITIEFTEFVPDSYVRNNFSTRQWMCAINKLGYRIALDDIDSGLNSLQFVMEHIDLIKVIKFSLLPFRMMDRPTILHFIEGWIKISERYNVALVVEAVEDKELANELSNLGAVYQQGYFWGRGKVL